In a genomic window of Acropora muricata isolate sample 2 chromosome 2, ASM3666990v1, whole genome shotgun sequence:
- the LOC136905588 gene encoding uncharacterized protein, producing MLKFLLLVNKQGHTRVSQYYEYMELEERTNMEAEITRKCLTRNDDQCPFFEFKNFKVVYRRYASLFFIIGVDSDENELAILEFIHNLVETLDRYFSNVCELDIMFNLDRVHMILDEMIVNGQIVETNKNRILAPVAIFDKAAN from the exons atgttgaaatttcTTCTTTTGGTCAATAAACAAGGTCACACCCGTGTGTCTCAGTACTACGAATACATGGAACTCGAAGAAAGGACAAATATGGAAGCTGAAATAACGCGAAAATGCTTGACAAGAAACGACGATCAG TGCCCATTTTTTgaattcaagaattttaaagtTGTGTACAGGAGATATGCCTCACTCTTCTTTATAATTGGTGTTGATTCAGATGAG AATGAACTGGCTATTCTGGAGTTTATTCATAATCTGGTAGAAACACTGGATCGTTATTTCTCTAATGTG TGTGAGCTAGAT ATTATGTTCAATTTGGATCGAGTTCACATGATATTGGATGAAATGATAGTGAATGGACAAATTGTTGAAACTAATAAGAACAGAATTCTCGCACCAGTGGCAATTTTTGACAAGGCCGCCAACTGA
- the LOC136905604 gene encoding uncharacterized protein → MEQKRKQSNVGREDIFSGMEPQVTYSFAECQKIGKGFLESLKQSVRASTLAEIEDPCAKATNYLVKSEVLHLLEDLIAKLVFVRPEKPIDFLISEIEGLKKEKSNKNEEEKVS, encoded by the exons ATGGAACAGAAACGGAAACAAAGCAATGTAGGCAGAGAAGATATCTTCTCTGGTATGGAACCACAGGTGACTTATAGTTTCGCAGAATGCCAAAAGATTGGGAAGGGATTTCTGGAAAGCTTAAAGCAATCTGTCAGAGCTTCTACCCTGGCAGAAATCGAAGACCCTTGTGCCAAAGCTACAAATTACCTAGTGAAATCAGAAGTTTTACATCTTCTGGAG GACTTAATTGCAAAGCTTGTCTTTGTGAGGCCTGAGAAACCTATAGACTTTCTTATCAGTGAGATTGAAGGACTGAAGAAGgagaaaagcaacaaaaatgagGAAGAAAAAGTTTCTTAA